One genomic region from Rattus norvegicus strain BN/NHsdMcwi chromosome 10, GRCr8, whole genome shotgun sequence encodes:
- the Rab26 gene encoding ras-related protein Rab-26 isoform X9, protein MSRKKTPKSKGGSVPAASTLPAAANGPRLAHPRTARPGPEAPPNGPPQSGRPSLGGTGDFYDVAFKVMLVGDSGVGKTCLLVRFKDGAFLAGTFISTVGIDFRNKVLDVDGMKVKLQIWDTAGQERFRSVTHAYYRDAHALLLLYDITNKDSFDNIQHLAGSSYLQEYGLPFMETSAKSGLNVDLAFTAIAKELKQRSTKAPSEPRFRLHDYVKREGRGVSCCRL, encoded by the exons ATGTCCAGGAAGAAGACCCCCAAAAGCAAGGGGGGGAGTGTGCCGGCTGCCTCTACGCTGCCCGCCGCCGCCAACGGGCCACGTCTGGCACATCCCAGGACTGCGCGCCCTGGCCCAGAGGCACCGCCCAACGGGCCCCCGCAGTCCGGCCGGCCCTCACTTGGTGGCACTGGAGACTTCTACGACGTTGCTTTCAAG GTCATGCTGGTGGGGGATTCCGGTGTGGGGAAGACGTGCCTGCTCGTGCGCTTCAAGGATGGGGCTTTCCTGGCTGGTACCTTCATCTCCACTGTGGGCATCGACTTCCGG AATAAAGTTCTGGATGTGGATGGCATGAAGGTGAAGCTGCAG ATCTGGGACACGGCTGGTCAGGAGCGGTTCCGAAGTGTCACCCATGCCTACTACCGGGATGCTCACG CACTGTTGCTGCTCTACGACATCACCAACAAAGATTCCTTCGACAACATCCAG CACCTGGCTGGCAGCAGCTATTTGCAGGAGTATGGGCTGCCATTCATGGAGACCAGCGCCAAGAGCGGCCTCAATGTGGACTTGGCTTTTACAGCCATAGCAAA GGAGCTGAAACAAAGATCCACCAAGGCTCCCAGTGAGCCGCGCTTCAGGCTGCATGACTATGTGAAGAGGGAGGGCCGAGGGGTCTCCTGCTGTCGACTCTGA
- the Rab26 gene encoding ras-related protein Rab-26: protein MSRKKTPKSKGGSVPAASTLPAAANGPRLAHPRTARPGPEAPPNGPPQSGRPSLGGTGDFYDVAFKVMLVGDSGVGKTCLLVRFKDGAFLAGTFISTVGIDFRNKVLDVDGMKVKLQIWDTAGQERFRSVTHAYYRDAHALLLLYDITNKDSFDNIQAWLTEIQEYAQQDVVLMLLGNKVDSTQERVVKREDGEKLAKEYGLPFMETSAKSGLNVDLAFTAIAKELKQRSTKAPSEPRFRLHDYVKREGRGVSCCRL, encoded by the exons ATGTCCAGGAAGAAGACCCCCAAAAGCAAGGGGGGGAGTGTGCCGGCTGCCTCTACGCTGCCCGCCGCCGCCAACGGGCCACGTCTGGCACATCCCAGGACTGCGCGCCCTGGCCCAGAGGCACCGCCCAACGGGCCCCCGCAGTCCGGCCGGCCCTCACTTGGTGGCACTGGAGACTTCTACGACGTTGCTTTCAAG GTCATGCTGGTGGGGGATTCCGGTGTGGGGAAGACGTGCCTGCTCGTGCGCTTCAAGGATGGGGCTTTCCTGGCTGGTACCTTCATCTCCACTGTGGGCATCGACTTCCGG AATAAAGTTCTGGATGTGGATGGCATGAAGGTGAAGCTGCAG ATCTGGGACACGGCTGGTCAGGAGCGGTTCCGAAGTGTCACCCATGCCTACTACCGGGATGCTCACG CACTGTTGCTGCTCTACGACATCACCAACAAAGATTCCTTCGACAACATCCAG GCCTGGTTGACAGAAATCCAGGAATATGCCCAGCAGGACGTGGTGCTCATGCTGTTGGGGAACAAG GTTGACTCTACTCAAGAACGAGTGGTAAAGAGGGAAGATGGGGAGAAATTAGCCAAG GAGTATGGGCTGCCATTCATGGAGACCAGCGCCAAGAGCGGCCTCAATGTGGACTTGGCTTTTACAGCCATAGCAAA GGAGCTGAAACAAAGATCCACCAAGGCTCCCAGTGAGCCGCGCTTCAGGCTGCATGACTATGTGAAGAGGGAGGGCCGAGGGGTCTCCTGCTGTCGACTCTGA
- the Rab26 gene encoding ras-related protein Rab-26 isoform X2 produces MSRKKTPKSKGGSVPAASTLPAAANGPRLAHPRTARPGPEAPPNGPPQSGRPSLGGTGDFYDVAFKVMLVGDSGVGKTCLLVRFKDGAFLAGTFISTVGIDFRNKVLDVDGMKVKLQIWDTAGQERFRSVTHAYYRDAHGVSSLLSVSSTVAALRHHQQRFLRQHPGLVDRNPGICPAGRGAHAVGEQGGNLGQSSPSWPHRACHGLALTKSLCLGQVDSTQERVVKREDGEKLAKHLAGSSYLQEYGLPFMETSAKSGLNVDLAFTAIAKELKQRSTKAPSEPRFRLHDYVKREGRGVSCCRL; encoded by the exons ATGTCCAGGAAGAAGACCCCCAAAAGCAAGGGGGGGAGTGTGCCGGCTGCCTCTACGCTGCCCGCCGCCGCCAACGGGCCACGTCTGGCACATCCCAGGACTGCGCGCCCTGGCCCAGAGGCACCGCCCAACGGGCCCCCGCAGTCCGGCCGGCCCTCACTTGGTGGCACTGGAGACTTCTACGACGTTGCTTTCAAG GTCATGCTGGTGGGGGATTCCGGTGTGGGGAAGACGTGCCTGCTCGTGCGCTTCAAGGATGGGGCTTTCCTGGCTGGTACCTTCATCTCCACTGTGGGCATCGACTTCCGG AATAAAGTTCTGGATGTGGATGGCATGAAGGTGAAGCTGCAG ATCTGGGACACGGCTGGTCAGGAGCGGTTCCGAAGTGTCACCCATGCCTACTACCGGGATGCTCACG GGGTGTCCTCATTGCTTTCTGTATCCAGCACTGTTGCTGCTCTACGACATCACCAACAAAGATTCCTTCGACAACATCCAG GCCTGGTTGACAGAAATCCAGGAATATGCCCAGCAGGACGTGGTGCTCATGCTGTTGGGGAACAAGGTGGGAATCTGGGCCAATCCTCTCCATCCTGGCCCCACAGGGCATGCCATGGACTGGCATTAACCAAATCCCTGTGCCTGGGCCAGGTTGACTCTACTCAAGAACGAGTGGTAAAGAGGGAAGATGGGGAGAAATTAGCCAAG CACCTGGCTGGCAGCAGCTATTTGCAGGAGTATGGGCTGCCATTCATGGAGACCAGCGCCAAGAGCGGCCTCAATGTGGACTTGGCTTTTACAGCCATAGCAAA GGAGCTGAAACAAAGATCCACCAAGGCTCCCAGTGAGCCGCGCTTCAGGCTGCATGACTATGTGAAGAGGGAGGGCCGAGGGGTCTCCTGCTGTCGACTCTGA
- the Rab26 gene encoding ras-related protein Rab-26 isoform X8 → MSRKKTPKSKGGSVPAASTLPAAANGPRLAHPRTARPGPEAPPNGPPQSGRPSLGGTGDFYDVAFKVMLVGDSGVGKTCLLVRFKDGAFLAGTFISTVGIDFRNKVLDVDGMKVKLQIWDTAGQERFRSVTHAYYRDAHALLLLYDITNKDSFDNIQVDSTQERVVKREDGEKLAKEYGLPFMETSAKSGLNVDLAFTAIAKELKQRSTKAPSEPRFRLHDYVKREGRGVSCCRL, encoded by the exons ATGTCCAGGAAGAAGACCCCCAAAAGCAAGGGGGGGAGTGTGCCGGCTGCCTCTACGCTGCCCGCCGCCGCCAACGGGCCACGTCTGGCACATCCCAGGACTGCGCGCCCTGGCCCAGAGGCACCGCCCAACGGGCCCCCGCAGTCCGGCCGGCCCTCACTTGGTGGCACTGGAGACTTCTACGACGTTGCTTTCAAG GTCATGCTGGTGGGGGATTCCGGTGTGGGGAAGACGTGCCTGCTCGTGCGCTTCAAGGATGGGGCTTTCCTGGCTGGTACCTTCATCTCCACTGTGGGCATCGACTTCCGG AATAAAGTTCTGGATGTGGATGGCATGAAGGTGAAGCTGCAG ATCTGGGACACGGCTGGTCAGGAGCGGTTCCGAAGTGTCACCCATGCCTACTACCGGGATGCTCACG CACTGTTGCTGCTCTACGACATCACCAACAAAGATTCCTTCGACAACATCCAG GTTGACTCTACTCAAGAACGAGTGGTAAAGAGGGAAGATGGGGAGAAATTAGCCAAG GAGTATGGGCTGCCATTCATGGAGACCAGCGCCAAGAGCGGCCTCAATGTGGACTTGGCTTTTACAGCCATAGCAAA GGAGCTGAAACAAAGATCCACCAAGGCTCCCAGTGAGCCGCGCTTCAGGCTGCATGACTATGTGAAGAGGGAGGGCCGAGGGGTCTCCTGCTGTCGACTCTGA
- the Rab26 gene encoding ras-related protein Rab-26 isoform X5, translating into MSRKKTPKSKGGSVPAASTLPAAANGPRLAHPRTARPGPEAPPNGPPQSGRPSLGGTGDFYDVAFKVMLVGDSGVGKTCLLVRFKDGAFLAGTFISTVGIDFRNKVLDVDGMKVKLQIWDTAGQERFRSVTHAYYRDAHALLLLYDITNKDSFDNIQVDSTQERVVKREDGEKLAKVSQNREGEEGLLEIVTLGPPPYAQHLAGSSYLQEYGLPFMETSAKSGLNVDLAFTAIAKELKQRSTKAPSEPRFRLHDYVKREGRGVSCCRL; encoded by the exons ATGTCCAGGAAGAAGACCCCCAAAAGCAAGGGGGGGAGTGTGCCGGCTGCCTCTACGCTGCCCGCCGCCGCCAACGGGCCACGTCTGGCACATCCCAGGACTGCGCGCCCTGGCCCAGAGGCACCGCCCAACGGGCCCCCGCAGTCCGGCCGGCCCTCACTTGGTGGCACTGGAGACTTCTACGACGTTGCTTTCAAG GTCATGCTGGTGGGGGATTCCGGTGTGGGGAAGACGTGCCTGCTCGTGCGCTTCAAGGATGGGGCTTTCCTGGCTGGTACCTTCATCTCCACTGTGGGCATCGACTTCCGG AATAAAGTTCTGGATGTGGATGGCATGAAGGTGAAGCTGCAG ATCTGGGACACGGCTGGTCAGGAGCGGTTCCGAAGTGTCACCCATGCCTACTACCGGGATGCTCACG CACTGTTGCTGCTCTACGACATCACCAACAAAGATTCCTTCGACAACATCCAG GTTGACTCTACTCAAGAACGAGTGGTAAAGAGGGAAGATGGGGAGAAATTAGCCAAGGTGAGTCAAAacagggagggtgaggagggtctTCTTGAGATTGTGACACTTGGGCCACCCCCATATGCCCAGCACCTGGCTGGCAGCAGCTATTTGCAGGAGTATGGGCTGCCATTCATGGAGACCAGCGCCAAGAGCGGCCTCAATGTGGACTTGGCTTTTACAGCCATAGCAAA GGAGCTGAAACAAAGATCCACCAAGGCTCCCAGTGAGCCGCGCTTCAGGCTGCATGACTATGTGAAGAGGGAGGGCCGAGGGGTCTCCTGCTGTCGACTCTGA
- the Rab26 gene encoding ras-related protein Rab-26 isoform X3, which translates to MSRKKTPKSKGGSVPAASTLPAAANGPRLAHPRTARPGPEAPPNGPPQSGRPSLGGTGDFYDVAFKVMLVGDSGVGKTCLLVRFKDGAFLAGTFISTVGIDFRNKVLDVDGMKVKLQIWDTAGQERFRSVTHAYYRDAHGVSSLLSVSSTVAALRHHQQRFLRQHPGLVDRNPGICPAGRGAHAVGEQGGNLGQSSPSWPHRACHGLALTKSLCLGQVDSTQERVVKREDGEKLAKEYGLPFMETSAKSGLNVDLAFTAIAKELKQRSTKAPSEPRFRLHDYVKREGRGVSCCRL; encoded by the exons ATGTCCAGGAAGAAGACCCCCAAAAGCAAGGGGGGGAGTGTGCCGGCTGCCTCTACGCTGCCCGCCGCCGCCAACGGGCCACGTCTGGCACATCCCAGGACTGCGCGCCCTGGCCCAGAGGCACCGCCCAACGGGCCCCCGCAGTCCGGCCGGCCCTCACTTGGTGGCACTGGAGACTTCTACGACGTTGCTTTCAAG GTCATGCTGGTGGGGGATTCCGGTGTGGGGAAGACGTGCCTGCTCGTGCGCTTCAAGGATGGGGCTTTCCTGGCTGGTACCTTCATCTCCACTGTGGGCATCGACTTCCGG AATAAAGTTCTGGATGTGGATGGCATGAAGGTGAAGCTGCAG ATCTGGGACACGGCTGGTCAGGAGCGGTTCCGAAGTGTCACCCATGCCTACTACCGGGATGCTCACG GGGTGTCCTCATTGCTTTCTGTATCCAGCACTGTTGCTGCTCTACGACATCACCAACAAAGATTCCTTCGACAACATCCAG GCCTGGTTGACAGAAATCCAGGAATATGCCCAGCAGGACGTGGTGCTCATGCTGTTGGGGAACAAGGTGGGAATCTGGGCCAATCCTCTCCATCCTGGCCCCACAGGGCATGCCATGGACTGGCATTAACCAAATCCCTGTGCCTGGGCCAGGTTGACTCTACTCAAGAACGAGTGGTAAAGAGGGAAGATGGGGAGAAATTAGCCAAG GAGTATGGGCTGCCATTCATGGAGACCAGCGCCAAGAGCGGCCTCAATGTGGACTTGGCTTTTACAGCCATAGCAAA GGAGCTGAAACAAAGATCCACCAAGGCTCCCAGTGAGCCGCGCTTCAGGCTGCATGACTATGTGAAGAGGGAGGGCCGAGGGGTCTCCTGCTGTCGACTCTGA
- the Rab26 gene encoding ras-related protein Rab-26 isoform X7: protein MSRKKTPKSKGGSVPAASTLPAAANGPRLAHPRTARPGPEAPPNGPPQSGRPSLGGTGDFYDVAFKVMLVGDSGVGKTCLLVRFKDGAFLAGTFISTVGIDFRNKVLDVDGMKVKLQIWDTAGQERFRSVTHAYYRDAHALLLLYDITNKDSFDNIQVDSTQERVVKREDGEKLAKHLAGSSYLQEYGLPFMETSAKSGLNVDLAFTAIAKELKQRSTKAPSEPRFRLHDYVKREGRGVSCCRL, encoded by the exons ATGTCCAGGAAGAAGACCCCCAAAAGCAAGGGGGGGAGTGTGCCGGCTGCCTCTACGCTGCCCGCCGCCGCCAACGGGCCACGTCTGGCACATCCCAGGACTGCGCGCCCTGGCCCAGAGGCACCGCCCAACGGGCCCCCGCAGTCCGGCCGGCCCTCACTTGGTGGCACTGGAGACTTCTACGACGTTGCTTTCAAG GTCATGCTGGTGGGGGATTCCGGTGTGGGGAAGACGTGCCTGCTCGTGCGCTTCAAGGATGGGGCTTTCCTGGCTGGTACCTTCATCTCCACTGTGGGCATCGACTTCCGG AATAAAGTTCTGGATGTGGATGGCATGAAGGTGAAGCTGCAG ATCTGGGACACGGCTGGTCAGGAGCGGTTCCGAAGTGTCACCCATGCCTACTACCGGGATGCTCACG CACTGTTGCTGCTCTACGACATCACCAACAAAGATTCCTTCGACAACATCCAG GTTGACTCTACTCAAGAACGAGTGGTAAAGAGGGAAGATGGGGAGAAATTAGCCAAG CACCTGGCTGGCAGCAGCTATTTGCAGGAGTATGGGCTGCCATTCATGGAGACCAGCGCCAAGAGCGGCCTCAATGTGGACTTGGCTTTTACAGCCATAGCAAA GGAGCTGAAACAAAGATCCACCAAGGCTCCCAGTGAGCCGCGCTTCAGGCTGCATGACTATGTGAAGAGGGAGGGCCGAGGGGTCTCCTGCTGTCGACTCTGA
- the Rab26 gene encoding ras-related protein Rab-26 isoform X6 produces the protein MSRKKTPKSKGGSVPAASTLPAAANGPRLAHPRTARPGPEAPPNGPPQSGRPSLGGTGDFYDVAFKVMLVGDSGVGKTCLLVRFKDGAFLAGTFISTVGIDFRNKVLDVDGMKVKLQIWDTAGQERFRSVTHAYYRDAHALLLLYDITNKDSFDNIQAWLTEIQEYAQQDVVLMLLGNKVDSTQERVVKREDGEKLAKHLAGSSYLQEYGLPFMETSAKSGLNVDLAFTAIAKELKQRSTKAPSEPRFRLHDYVKREGRGVSCCRL, from the exons ATGTCCAGGAAGAAGACCCCCAAAAGCAAGGGGGGGAGTGTGCCGGCTGCCTCTACGCTGCCCGCCGCCGCCAACGGGCCACGTCTGGCACATCCCAGGACTGCGCGCCCTGGCCCAGAGGCACCGCCCAACGGGCCCCCGCAGTCCGGCCGGCCCTCACTTGGTGGCACTGGAGACTTCTACGACGTTGCTTTCAAG GTCATGCTGGTGGGGGATTCCGGTGTGGGGAAGACGTGCCTGCTCGTGCGCTTCAAGGATGGGGCTTTCCTGGCTGGTACCTTCATCTCCACTGTGGGCATCGACTTCCGG AATAAAGTTCTGGATGTGGATGGCATGAAGGTGAAGCTGCAG ATCTGGGACACGGCTGGTCAGGAGCGGTTCCGAAGTGTCACCCATGCCTACTACCGGGATGCTCACG CACTGTTGCTGCTCTACGACATCACCAACAAAGATTCCTTCGACAACATCCAG GCCTGGTTGACAGAAATCCAGGAATATGCCCAGCAGGACGTGGTGCTCATGCTGTTGGGGAACAAG GTTGACTCTACTCAAGAACGAGTGGTAAAGAGGGAAGATGGGGAGAAATTAGCCAAG CACCTGGCTGGCAGCAGCTATTTGCAGGAGTATGGGCTGCCATTCATGGAGACCAGCGCCAAGAGCGGCCTCAATGTGGACTTGGCTTTTACAGCCATAGCAAA GGAGCTGAAACAAAGATCCACCAAGGCTCCCAGTGAGCCGCGCTTCAGGCTGCATGACTATGTGAAGAGGGAGGGCCGAGGGGTCTCCTGCTGTCGACTCTGA
- the Rab26 gene encoding ras-related protein Rab-26 isoform X4 yields the protein MSRKKTPKSKGGSVPAASTLPAAANGPRLAHPRTARPGPEAPPNGPPQSGRPSLGGTGDFYDVAFKVMLVGDSGVGKTCLLVRFKDGAFLAGTFISTVGIDFRNKVLDVDGMKVKLQIWDTAGQERFRSVTHAYYRDAHALLLLYDITNKDSFDNIQAWLTEIQEYAQQDVVLMLLGNKVDSTQERVVKREDGEKLAKVSQNREGEEGLLEIVTLGPPPYAQHLAGSSYLQEYGLPFMETSAKSGLNVDLAFTAIAKELKQRSTKAPSEPRFRLHDYVKREGRGVSCCRL from the exons ATGTCCAGGAAGAAGACCCCCAAAAGCAAGGGGGGGAGTGTGCCGGCTGCCTCTACGCTGCCCGCCGCCGCCAACGGGCCACGTCTGGCACATCCCAGGACTGCGCGCCCTGGCCCAGAGGCACCGCCCAACGGGCCCCCGCAGTCCGGCCGGCCCTCACTTGGTGGCACTGGAGACTTCTACGACGTTGCTTTCAAG GTCATGCTGGTGGGGGATTCCGGTGTGGGGAAGACGTGCCTGCTCGTGCGCTTCAAGGATGGGGCTTTCCTGGCTGGTACCTTCATCTCCACTGTGGGCATCGACTTCCGG AATAAAGTTCTGGATGTGGATGGCATGAAGGTGAAGCTGCAG ATCTGGGACACGGCTGGTCAGGAGCGGTTCCGAAGTGTCACCCATGCCTACTACCGGGATGCTCACG CACTGTTGCTGCTCTACGACATCACCAACAAAGATTCCTTCGACAACATCCAG GCCTGGTTGACAGAAATCCAGGAATATGCCCAGCAGGACGTGGTGCTCATGCTGTTGGGGAACAAG GTTGACTCTACTCAAGAACGAGTGGTAAAGAGGGAAGATGGGGAGAAATTAGCCAAGGTGAGTCAAAacagggagggtgaggagggtctTCTTGAGATTGTGACACTTGGGCCACCCCCATATGCCCAGCACCTGGCTGGCAGCAGCTATTTGCAGGAGTATGGGCTGCCATTCATGGAGACCAGCGCCAAGAGCGGCCTCAATGTGGACTTGGCTTTTACAGCCATAGCAAA GGAGCTGAAACAAAGATCCACCAAGGCTCCCAGTGAGCCGCGCTTCAGGCTGCATGACTATGTGAAGAGGGAGGGCCGAGGGGTCTCCTGCTGTCGACTCTGA
- the Rab26 gene encoding ras-related protein Rab-26 isoform X1, with translation MSRKKTPKSKGGSVPAASTLPAAANGPRLAHPRTARPGPEAPPNGPPQSGRPSLGGTGDFYDVAFKVMLVGDSGVGKTCLLVRFKDGAFLAGTFISTVGIDFRNKVLDVDGMKVKLQIWDTAGQERFRSVTHAYYRDAHGVSSLLSVSSTVAALRHHQQRFLRQHPGLVDRNPGICPAGRGAHAVGEQGGNLGQSSPSWPHRACHGLALTKSLCLGQVDSTQERVVKREDGEKLAKVSQNREGEEGLLEIVTLGPPPYAQHLAGSSYLQEYGLPFMETSAKSGLNVDLAFTAIAKELKQRSTKAPSEPRFRLHDYVKREGRGVSCCRL, from the exons ATGTCCAGGAAGAAGACCCCCAAAAGCAAGGGGGGGAGTGTGCCGGCTGCCTCTACGCTGCCCGCCGCCGCCAACGGGCCACGTCTGGCACATCCCAGGACTGCGCGCCCTGGCCCAGAGGCACCGCCCAACGGGCCCCCGCAGTCCGGCCGGCCCTCACTTGGTGGCACTGGAGACTTCTACGACGTTGCTTTCAAG GTCATGCTGGTGGGGGATTCCGGTGTGGGGAAGACGTGCCTGCTCGTGCGCTTCAAGGATGGGGCTTTCCTGGCTGGTACCTTCATCTCCACTGTGGGCATCGACTTCCGG AATAAAGTTCTGGATGTGGATGGCATGAAGGTGAAGCTGCAG ATCTGGGACACGGCTGGTCAGGAGCGGTTCCGAAGTGTCACCCATGCCTACTACCGGGATGCTCACG GGGTGTCCTCATTGCTTTCTGTATCCAGCACTGTTGCTGCTCTACGACATCACCAACAAAGATTCCTTCGACAACATCCAG GCCTGGTTGACAGAAATCCAGGAATATGCCCAGCAGGACGTGGTGCTCATGCTGTTGGGGAACAAGGTGGGAATCTGGGCCAATCCTCTCCATCCTGGCCCCACAGGGCATGCCATGGACTGGCATTAACCAAATCCCTGTGCCTGGGCCAGGTTGACTCTACTCAAGAACGAGTGGTAAAGAGGGAAGATGGGGAGAAATTAGCCAAGGTGAGTCAAAacagggagggtgaggagggtctTCTTGAGATTGTGACACTTGGGCCACCCCCATATGCCCAGCACCTGGCTGGCAGCAGCTATTTGCAGGAGTATGGGCTGCCATTCATGGAGACCAGCGCCAAGAGCGGCCTCAATGTGGACTTGGCTTTTACAGCCATAGCAAA GGAGCTGAAACAAAGATCCACCAAGGCTCCCAGTGAGCCGCGCTTCAGGCTGCATGACTATGTGAAGAGGGAGGGCCGAGGGGTCTCCTGCTGTCGACTCTGA
- the Rab26 gene encoding ras-related protein Rab-26 isoform X10 — protein MSRKKTPKSKGGSVPAASTLPAAANGPRLAHPRTARPGPEAPPNGPPQSGRPSLGGTGDFYDVAFKVMLVGDSGVGKTCLLVRFKDGAFLAGTFISTVGIDFRNKVLDVDGMKVKLQIWDTAGQERFRSVTHAYYRDAHGVSSLLSVSSTVAALRHHQQRFLRQHPAPGWQQLFAGVWAAIHGDQRQERPQCGLGFYSHSKGAETKIHQGSQ, from the exons ATGTCCAGGAAGAAGACCCCCAAAAGCAAGGGGGGGAGTGTGCCGGCTGCCTCTACGCTGCCCGCCGCCGCCAACGGGCCACGTCTGGCACATCCCAGGACTGCGCGCCCTGGCCCAGAGGCACCGCCCAACGGGCCCCCGCAGTCCGGCCGGCCCTCACTTGGTGGCACTGGAGACTTCTACGACGTTGCTTTCAAG GTCATGCTGGTGGGGGATTCCGGTGTGGGGAAGACGTGCCTGCTCGTGCGCTTCAAGGATGGGGCTTTCCTGGCTGGTACCTTCATCTCCACTGTGGGCATCGACTTCCGG AATAAAGTTCTGGATGTGGATGGCATGAAGGTGAAGCTGCAG ATCTGGGACACGGCTGGTCAGGAGCGGTTCCGAAGTGTCACCCATGCCTACTACCGGGATGCTCACG GGGTGTCCTCATTGCTTTCTGTATCCAGCACTGTTGCTGCTCTACGACATCACCAACAAAGATTCCTTCGACAACATCCAG CACCTGGCTGGCAGCAGCTATTTGCAGGAGTATGGGCTGCCATTCATGGAGACCAGCGCCAAGAGCGGCCTCAATGTGGACTTGGCTTTTACAGCCATAGCAAA GGAGCTGAAACAAAGATCCACCAAGGCTCCCAGTGA
- the Rab26 gene encoding ras-related protein Rab-26 isoform X14, whose amino-acid sequence MSRKKTPKSKGGSVPAASTLPAAANGPRLAHPRTARPGPEAPPNGPPQSGRPSLGGTGDFYDVAFKVMLVGDSGVGKTCLLVRFKDGAFLAGTFISTVGIDFRNKVLDVDGMKVKLQIWDTAGQERFRSVTHAYYRDAHALLLLYDITNKDSFDNIQGAETKIHQGSQ is encoded by the exons ATGTCCAGGAAGAAGACCCCCAAAAGCAAGGGGGGGAGTGTGCCGGCTGCCTCTACGCTGCCCGCCGCCGCCAACGGGCCACGTCTGGCACATCCCAGGACTGCGCGCCCTGGCCCAGAGGCACCGCCCAACGGGCCCCCGCAGTCCGGCCGGCCCTCACTTGGTGGCACTGGAGACTTCTACGACGTTGCTTTCAAG GTCATGCTGGTGGGGGATTCCGGTGTGGGGAAGACGTGCCTGCTCGTGCGCTTCAAGGATGGGGCTTTCCTGGCTGGTACCTTCATCTCCACTGTGGGCATCGACTTCCGG AATAAAGTTCTGGATGTGGATGGCATGAAGGTGAAGCTGCAG ATCTGGGACACGGCTGGTCAGGAGCGGTTCCGAAGTGTCACCCATGCCTACTACCGGGATGCTCACG CACTGTTGCTGCTCTACGACATCACCAACAAAGATTCCTTCGACAACATCCAG GGAGCTGAAACAAAGATCCACCAAGGCTCCCAGTGA
- the Rab26 gene encoding ras-related protein Rab-26 isoform X15 produces MSRKKTPKSKGGSVPAASTLPAAANGPRLAHPRTARPGPEAPPNGPPQSGRPSLGGTGDFYDVAFKVMLVGDSGVGKTCLLVRFKDGAFLAGTFISTVGIDFRNKVLDVDGMKVKLQIWDTAGQERFRSVTHAYYRDAHGVSSLLSVSSTVAALRHHQQRFLRQHPGS; encoded by the exons ATGTCCAGGAAGAAGACCCCCAAAAGCAAGGGGGGGAGTGTGCCGGCTGCCTCTACGCTGCCCGCCGCCGCCAACGGGCCACGTCTGGCACATCCCAGGACTGCGCGCCCTGGCCCAGAGGCACCGCCCAACGGGCCCCCGCAGTCCGGCCGGCCCTCACTTGGTGGCACTGGAGACTTCTACGACGTTGCTTTCAAG GTCATGCTGGTGGGGGATTCCGGTGTGGGGAAGACGTGCCTGCTCGTGCGCTTCAAGGATGGGGCTTTCCTGGCTGGTACCTTCATCTCCACTGTGGGCATCGACTTCCGG AATAAAGTTCTGGATGTGGATGGCATGAAGGTGAAGCTGCAG ATCTGGGACACGGCTGGTCAGGAGCGGTTCCGAAGTGTCACCCATGCCTACTACCGGGATGCTCACG GGGTGTCCTCATTGCTTTCTGTATCCAGCACTGTTGCTGCTCTACGACATCACCAACAAAGATTCCTTCGACAACATCCAG GGAGCTGA
- the Rab26 gene encoding ras-related protein Rab-26 isoform X12, with product MSRKKTPKSKGGSVPAASTLPAAANGPRLAHPRTARPGPEAPPNGPPQSGRPSLGGTGDFYDVAFKVMLVGDSGVGKTCLLVRFKDGAFLAGTFISTVGIDFRNKVLDVDGMKVKLQIWDTAGQERFRSVTHAYYRDAHALLLLYDITNKDSFDNIQGMPWTGINQIPVPGPG from the exons ATGTCCAGGAAGAAGACCCCCAAAAGCAAGGGGGGGAGTGTGCCGGCTGCCTCTACGCTGCCCGCCGCCGCCAACGGGCCACGTCTGGCACATCCCAGGACTGCGCGCCCTGGCCCAGAGGCACCGCCCAACGGGCCCCCGCAGTCCGGCCGGCCCTCACTTGGTGGCACTGGAGACTTCTACGACGTTGCTTTCAAG GTCATGCTGGTGGGGGATTCCGGTGTGGGGAAGACGTGCCTGCTCGTGCGCTTCAAGGATGGGGCTTTCCTGGCTGGTACCTTCATCTCCACTGTGGGCATCGACTTCCGG AATAAAGTTCTGGATGTGGATGGCATGAAGGTGAAGCTGCAG ATCTGGGACACGGCTGGTCAGGAGCGGTTCCGAAGTGTCACCCATGCCTACTACCGGGATGCTCACG CACTGTTGCTGCTCTACGACATCACCAACAAAGATTCCTTCGACAACATCCAG GGCATGCCATGGACTGGCATTAACCAAATCCCTGTGCCTGGGCCAGGTTGA